The following proteins are co-located in the uncultured Draconibacterium sp. genome:
- a CDS encoding MotA/TolQ/ExbB proton channel family protein: protein MNQLLDKFNEGGPAFTYIILITLFVLIGLFVRAILSKADKYKTIELMKSISWFAVAWGFLGRTFGLIMIFDKVQAAGDIAPSVFADGLKIALISPLFGILVFALARLGIVFLISLQKDFKPQENN from the coding sequence ATGAATCAATTACTTGACAAATTTAACGAGGGCGGACCAGCTTTTACCTACATCATTTTAATCACACTCTTTGTATTAATCGGATTATTTGTACGTGCCATTCTTTCGAAAGCCGACAAATACAAAACCATTGAGCTGATGAAATCGATTAGCTGGTTTGCTGTAGCATGGGGATTTTTGGGCCGGACTTTTGGTTTGATTATGATTTTTGACAAAGTACAGGCTGCCGGAGATATTGCCCCTTCCGTTTTTGCCGACGGCTTAAAAATAGCCTTGATTTCTCCTTTATTTGGAATACTGGTTTTTGCTTTGGCGCGTCTTGGAATTGTATTCCTGATTAGCTTACAAAAAGATTTTAAACCACAGGAAAACAACTAA
- a CDS encoding histidine kinase: protein MNLLKKIEPKIILYHTLFWVAVWFFFFFFFSYNSDKIDYALWFSSGLLPLTIAVTYFINYRLIPNYLFTKRYWKFALYTFYTFIYISYIITLLIYTCLIFILKFNVNEMPPMSKNYFFILLLVVLVVGIISFVSVLNQSFKTASRNKELHNKILETQLQLKDQELHYLKRQIHPHFLFNTLNTIYGFALKQSQQTPDIILKLSNLLDYILYQVNKPLVSLKEEVLHIQEYIELEKIRFQDTLKVDFTSNDIDSTIQVAPMLLIPFVENAFKHGNLIDGFLRIKIEVEVVDKQLCFRIGNSYINHNEKDHENGIGLENIKKRLALNYPNNYNLENYLQDNWYFAELKIDDFNALIDDK, encoded by the coding sequence ATGAATCTGCTAAAAAAAATTGAACCAAAAATTATTCTGTATCACACCTTATTCTGGGTGGCGGTTTGGTTTTTCTTTTTTTTCTTTTTTAGTTACAACTCCGATAAAATAGATTATGCACTTTGGTTTTCGAGCGGTTTACTGCCACTTACAATTGCGGTAACGTATTTTATCAATTACCGCTTAATTCCGAATTACCTGTTTACAAAACGCTACTGGAAATTCGCACTCTACACCTTTTACACCTTTATTTACATATCGTATATTATAACCTTGCTTATTTACACCTGCCTGATTTTTATTCTGAAATTTAACGTGAATGAGATGCCGCCAATGAGCAAAAACTACTTTTTTATATTGTTGTTGGTGGTTCTGGTGGTGGGCATTATAAGCTTTGTAAGTGTACTTAACCAAAGTTTTAAAACGGCTTCGCGAAACAAAGAGTTGCACAATAAAATTCTGGAAACACAATTGCAATTAAAAGACCAGGAATTGCATTATTTGAAACGTCAGATTCATCCTCATTTTTTGTTTAACACACTTAATACCATCTATGGTTTTGCCTTGAAACAGTCGCAGCAAACTCCCGATATTATTCTGAAACTGTCGAATTTGCTCGATTATATTTTATACCAGGTAAACAAACCTTTGGTGAGTTTAAAAGAAGAGGTTTTGCACATTCAGGAATACATTGAGTTGGAAAAAATCCGTTTTCAGGATACTTTAAAAGTGGACTTTACATCGAACGACATTGATTCTACCATCCAGGTGGCACCTATGTTATTGATTCCTTTTGTTGAGAATGCGTTTAAACACGGGAATTTGATAGATGGTTTTTTACGTATAAAAATTGAAGTTGAAGTTGTAGACAAGCAACTCTGTTTTAGGATAGGTAACTCGTACATTAATCACAACGAGAAGGACCATGAAAACGGAATTGGATTGGAAAATATAAAAAAACGTCTGGCTTTGAATTATCCAAACAACTACAACCTGGAGAATTATTTGCAGGATAATTGGTATTTTGCAGAGTTAAAAATTGATGATTTTAATGCGCTTATAGATGACAAATAA
- a CDS encoding LytTR family DNA-binding domain-containing protein: protein MTNKIRCIIVDDEPVAREILENHLSKIEAIDVLATCKSAIEAFNAVSTQKIDLIFLDINMPEISGLSFAKSINKNIKIIFTTAYREYAVDGFDLQAVDYLLKPISFERLLQGVNKYLNETTPVLTAEPVEIVSEKSESIFVRSERKMIKINFAEILFIESLADYIKIHLKGGNVVTRETISSIEAKLPQQDFIRVHRSFIVALKSITSFTSELVEIDKKQIPISRSYKETVLRRLEC from the coding sequence ATGACAAATAAAATACGCTGCATAATTGTTGACGACGAACCTGTGGCCCGCGAAATTCTTGAAAACCACCTTTCGAAAATTGAAGCCATTGATGTGTTGGCCACATGTAAAAGTGCTATTGAAGCTTTTAATGCAGTTAGTACACAAAAAATTGATCTCATTTTTCTGGACATTAATATGCCCGAAATTTCAGGCCTTTCTTTTGCCAAATCGATCAATAAAAACATTAAAATTATTTTTACAACGGCCTATCGCGAATATGCGGTTGACGGATTTGATTTACAGGCGGTTGATTACCTGCTTAAACCCATTTCCTTTGAGCGTTTATTGCAGGGGGTAAATAAATATTTAAACGAAACCACACCGGTTTTAACCGCAGAACCGGTTGAGATTGTCAGCGAAAAAAGCGAATCGATTTTTGTACGATCCGAACGAAAAATGATTAAAATTAATTTTGCTGAAATACTTTTTATTGAAAGTCTGGCCGATTATATTAAAATACATTTAAAGGGCGGTAATGTGGTTACCCGCGAAACCATTTCAAGCATTGAAGCCAAATTACCTCAACAGGATTTTATTCGTGTACATCGCTCGTTTATTGTGGCTTTAAAATCAATTACTTCATTTACTTCCGAATTGGTTGAAATTGATAAAAAACAAATTCCCATAAGCCGAAGTTACAAAGAAACAGTTCTGAGACGACTGGAGTGTTGA
- a CDS encoding IS1634 family transposase, translating into MFVRKKPNKSGVISVQVIAKINGKPKLIKTIGSSRDEKTIKELTEKGHHYIATFSGQTALDFSDETNLIQSVFQQIDSHTEVGTELLLGKIFDDIGFNVIDDQIFRQLVLSRLTYPVSKLKTSDYLEKYHDLEYPVQQIYRYMDKLHSTQKELVQQISYEHTKHVLGGQVTIVFYDVTTLYFEIDHEDTLRKTGFSKEGKHQNPQIVLGLLVSRNGYPLAYDIFEGNKFEGHTMLPVLDAFKEKYRLDQLVIIADSGLLSNANIEELQEKGYEFILGARIKNEKKQIQEQILALSLKNGESAVIEKDGLKLIVTYSDSRAKKDSQNREKGLQKLEKRIKTGKLTKSSINNRGYNKYLKMDGEINIEIDYTKYNADAAWDGLKGYISNAFLGKDEIIENYGHLWQIEKAFRISKTDLKIRPIYHRAQRRIEAHICISFVAYKIYKELERQLKSLNSKLSPEKAIEIAKTIYQIKATVKGKSVAQILLINDQQKKLAQLFNFG; encoded by the coding sequence ATGTTTGTCCGGAAAAAGCCAAATAAAAGTGGTGTTATCAGCGTGCAGGTTATTGCCAAAATAAATGGGAAACCAAAGTTGATAAAAACAATAGGTAGTTCCCGTGATGAAAAGACCATTAAAGAATTAACAGAAAAAGGCCATCATTACATTGCAACTTTTAGCGGTCAAACTGCACTTGATTTTTCTGATGAAACAAATTTGATTCAATCTGTTTTTCAGCAAATCGATTCACACACTGAAGTTGGCACAGAACTGCTATTGGGTAAGATTTTCGATGATATTGGCTTTAATGTTATTGACGACCAGATTTTCAGGCAGCTTGTCCTTTCGCGTTTAACCTACCCGGTAAGCAAGCTTAAAACAAGCGATTATCTTGAAAAATACCATGACCTCGAATATCCGGTGCAACAAATCTACCGTTACATGGACAAACTGCATTCCACCCAAAAGGAACTTGTGCAGCAGATTAGTTATGAGCATACAAAACATGTACTGGGAGGGCAGGTAACCATCGTATTTTATGATGTAACTACTTTATATTTTGAAATAGACCATGAAGATACTCTCAGAAAAACAGGTTTTTCCAAAGAGGGCAAACACCAGAACCCGCAAATCGTATTGGGGCTTTTAGTGAGCCGCAACGGCTATCCGCTTGCCTATGACATTTTTGAGGGGAACAAATTTGAAGGACACACCATGCTACCTGTGCTGGACGCATTCAAAGAAAAATACAGGTTGGACCAACTGGTTATCATTGCCGATTCTGGCCTTCTGTCCAATGCCAATATTGAAGAATTACAGGAAAAAGGTTATGAATTTATCCTTGGTGCCCGAATCAAAAATGAAAAGAAGCAAATCCAGGAACAGATACTGGCTTTAAGTTTGAAAAATGGGGAAAGCGCGGTTATCGAAAAAGATGGGTTAAAACTAATTGTAACTTATTCTGACAGCAGGGCTAAGAAAGACAGCCAAAACCGGGAAAAGGGACTCCAAAAGTTAGAAAAGCGGATAAAGACAGGAAAGCTGACCAAGTCAAGTATCAACAACCGTGGATATAACAAATACCTCAAAATGGATGGTGAGATAAATATTGAAATCGACTATACAAAATATAATGCCGATGCAGCCTGGGATGGTTTAAAAGGGTACATTTCAAATGCCTTTCTGGGAAAAGATGAAATAATTGAAAACTATGGACATTTGTGGCAAATCGAAAAAGCTTTCCGCATATCAAAAACTGATTTAAAAATCAGGCCAATTTACCACCGGGCACAACGAAGGATTGAAGCACACATTTGTATCTCGTTTGTAGCCTATAAAATCTACAAAGAATTGGAAAGGCAATTGAAAAGTCTGAACTCAAAATTAAGCCCCGAAAAAGCCATCGAAATTGCCAAAACAATTTATCAGATAAAAGCAACTGTAAAAGGCAAATCTGTGGCTCAAATTTTACTGATTAACGATCAACAGAAGAAATTAGCACAGCTTTTCAATTTTGGGTGA
- a CDS encoding S28 family serine protease, which translates to MKKLFLSLFITIVFIASSGAQNLNIENLLYELPDVIFKEIKNTGDFEKTYELKIKQPLDHQHPERGYFYQRAFLSHKDFNHPTVMYISGYSQNRVYETEITRLLQANQFSIEHRFFGESIPETLDYNYLTLEQATADLHHINEIFKQIYAGKWLSTGISKGGATTIFYKYFYPEDVDAGVPYVGPINREYEERRLYTFLDTVGSDECRAKILAFQKRIFQNREKVLPLLKMYSQGAQLKFTYLSFEEAFEYCVLEYPFAFWQYGSSCDEIPSESSSLADAVQYLIKVSNISMFSDRDIDYFLPHYYQSATQMGYYGYETEKFENDLKVLRLQPHPHAALVPDKIPVKFDGSLLNEINVWTQKEGSHLIYIYGANDTWTASAVPPSDEVDCVWFFMKGKDHGSARYAEMTSDEKAKFISTLERWLSIKIENTQLK; encoded by the coding sequence ATGAAAAAGCTTTTTCTGAGTCTGTTTATTACCATCGTTTTTATTGCCAGTTCAGGAGCTCAAAACCTGAATATCGAAAACCTTTTGTACGAATTACCGGATGTTATTTTCAAAGAAATAAAAAACACAGGTGATTTTGAAAAAACCTACGAGCTAAAAATTAAACAGCCCTTGGATCATCAGCACCCGGAACGAGGATATTTCTACCAGCGTGCCTTTTTGTCGCACAAGGATTTTAACCATCCTACGGTAATGTATATTTCGGGATACAGCCAAAACAGGGTTTACGAAACCGAAATTACCAGATTATTACAAGCCAATCAGTTTTCCATCGAACATCGTTTTTTTGGAGAAAGTATTCCCGAGACGCTTGATTACAACTACTTAACGCTCGAACAAGCTACAGCTGATTTACATCACATAAACGAAATATTTAAACAAATTTATGCCGGTAAATGGTTAAGTACAGGAATTAGCAAAGGAGGAGCCACCACTATTTTCTACAAGTATTTTTATCCTGAAGACGTTGATGCCGGAGTTCCGTATGTAGGGCCAATTAACCGCGAATACGAAGAAAGACGCCTGTACACCTTTTTAGACACAGTAGGATCGGATGAATGCCGGGCAAAAATACTGGCCTTTCAAAAAAGAATTTTTCAAAATAGAGAAAAAGTTTTACCGCTGCTAAAAATGTACAGTCAGGGTGCTCAACTAAAATTTACGTATTTATCATTTGAAGAAGCCTTTGAATACTGTGTTCTGGAATATCCATTTGCATTCTGGCAATACGGCTCGTCCTGCGACGAGATCCCTTCAGAGAGCAGTTCGCTTGCTGATGCGGTGCAATATTTAATTAAAGTTAGCAACATTAGTATGTTTAGCGACAGAGACATTGACTATTTTCTGCCACACTATTATCAATCGGCAACACAAATGGGATATTATGGATACGAAACGGAAAAGTTTGAAAACGACTTAAAAGTGCTGCGTCTCCAGCCACACCCGCACGCCGCTTTAGTACCCGATAAAATTCCCGTTAAATTTGATGGGAGTTTACTGAACGAAATTAATGTTTGGACACAAAAAGAAGGAAGTCATTTAATCTATATATACGGAGCTAACGATACCTGGACCGCATCAGCTGTACCTCCTTCCGATGAGGTAGACTGTGTTTGGTTTTTTATGAAAGGGAAAGACCATGGTTCAGCGCGTTATGCCGAAATGACGAGTGATGAAAAAGCCAAATTTATTTCAACTCTGGAGAGATGGTTATCCATTAAAATTGAAAATACGCAGTTAAAATAA